In the genome of Myxococcus stipitatus, one region contains:
- a CDS encoding class I SAM-dependent methyltransferase produces MGGNDARGRTPLSLVGQEPDLLFYTRQAAEHGAPVLVLGAANGRVVWALAEHGYTAVGVDPSEVMIRSAEERRASESLEVSNRARFLVADLRSLRLPDRFPLVLAPQHALGLMPGNDDLEALLATVRHHLTPEGTFVYDVLNTPREPVLPRDDEEPNAGLEPRRPLFALHLRERKQPGVPSPIRRLKLRHFSPEELDAALTAAGFTPRERYGRFDGKPFDLEDSRHIGVAGP; encoded by the coding sequence ATGGGTGGGAACGACGCACGCGGTCGCACACCGCTGTCATTGGTGGGCCAGGAGCCGGACCTTCTTTTCTACACACGCCAGGCGGCCGAGCACGGCGCGCCCGTGTTGGTCCTGGGCGCCGCCAACGGCCGGGTGGTCTGGGCGCTGGCCGAGCACGGCTACACCGCCGTGGGCGTGGACCCGTCGGAGGTGATGATTCGCTCCGCCGAGGAGCGCCGCGCCTCGGAGTCCCTGGAGGTCTCCAACCGCGCCCGCTTCCTCGTCGCGGACCTGCGCTCGCTGCGGCTTCCGGACCGCTTCCCGCTGGTGCTGGCCCCGCAGCACGCGCTGGGGTTGATGCCGGGCAATGATGATTTGGAGGCGCTCCTGGCCACGGTGCGCCACCACCTCACGCCGGAGGGCACCTTCGTCTACGACGTGCTCAACACGCCGCGCGAGCCCGTGCTGCCGCGCGATGACGAGGAGCCCAACGCGGGGCTGGAGCCGCGCCGCCCGCTGTTCGCCCTCCACCTGCGCGAGCGCAAGCAGCCCGGAGTGCCCAGCCCCATCCGCCGCCTCAAGCTGCGGCACTTCTCGCCGGAGGAGCTGGACGCGGCCCTCACCGCCGCGGGCTTCACCCCGCGCGAGCGCTACGGCCGCTTCGACGGCAAGCCCTTTGATTTGGAGGACTCACGGCACATCGGCGTCGCCGGGCCGTGA
- a CDS encoding response regulator transcription factor translates to MSEATRRILVVEDDLSILAGLSMNLRFEGYEVLQAQDGRTGLQRALDDAPDLMVLDLMLPELNGYEVLKELRQRGRDTPVVVLSAKGMETDKILGLNLGADDYVVKPFGLQELLARIKAVLRRRYPTQGGAPPVTFGDVRVDMNSRTVARAGTPVELTAQEFKLLAHFLTHPDRTFTREELLSGAWGYHYEGSARTVDNFMRQLRLKFEPNPEEPRHFVTVRGLGYRFEK, encoded by the coding sequence ATGAGCGAAGCGACCCGGCGCATCCTGGTGGTCGAGGACGACCTGTCCATCCTCGCGGGCCTGTCCATGAACCTGCGCTTCGAGGGCTACGAGGTGCTCCAGGCCCAGGATGGGCGCACGGGCCTCCAGCGCGCGCTGGATGACGCCCCCGACCTCATGGTGCTGGACCTGATGCTGCCCGAGCTCAACGGCTACGAGGTGCTCAAGGAGCTGCGCCAGCGAGGCCGCGACACGCCCGTGGTGGTGCTGTCCGCCAAGGGGATGGAGACGGACAAGATTCTCGGCCTCAACCTGGGCGCGGATGACTACGTCGTGAAGCCCTTCGGGCTCCAGGAGCTCCTGGCGCGCATCAAGGCCGTGCTGCGCCGCCGCTATCCGACGCAAGGGGGCGCGCCGCCGGTGACGTTCGGCGACGTGCGCGTGGACATGAACTCACGCACGGTGGCGCGCGCGGGGACGCCCGTGGAGCTCACCGCGCAGGAGTTCAAGCTGCTGGCGCACTTCCTCACGCATCCGGACCGCACCTTCACCCGCGAGGAGCTGCTGTCCGGCGCGTGGGGCTACCACTACGAGGGCAGCGCGCGCACGGTGGACAACTTCATGCGCCAGCTGCGCCTCAAGTTCGAGCCGAACCCGGAGGAGCCGCGCCACTTCGTCACCGTGCGCGGCCTGGGCTACCGCTTCGAGAAGTGA
- a CDS encoding sensor histidine kinase gives MSRPSSVILSFRRTFALLIVLVVLPSAGLSGFGVVAIINERAAVEKRLESAWRGTLETLSQELPRQLASARLEEEGGRLNLVATDGRILSEPHGTFQLEGGRVLTEDPALAETLTAVLPEAGALPESPTGFSLSSAGRTVVVVTQRQGAVVRGVRLSVRALEMLLAERVEPRAVSSEPVRIGLMPIPRETVESGLVGKLVSEVAQARASALGPQGLAERVLPAPLQDYRLVVLPTGEDPVARASTRNRAVYGVLLGLFYLTLTFGVVYTGRVLYREARLSRMKTDFVSLVSHELRTPLTSIRMFIEMLALGRLKDPAQMQEILTMLTRETERLSVFIERVLDWSRIEGGRKVYQREALPVADVVDTAVAAFRTQRMDSTVDLKVDVAQGLPRVDVDKDSVAGALLNLLQNAYKYSGPENRRITLSASQAGRWIDLSVEDNGVGIASKERKRIFERFYRVDNLMTRTTEGSGLGLAIARRIVEAHGGRISVKSEPGRGSRFTIQLPVRKS, from the coding sequence GTGTCACGCCCCTCCTCGGTCATCCTCAGCTTCCGGCGCACCTTCGCGCTGCTCATCGTCCTGGTGGTGCTGCCATCCGCGGGCCTGTCCGGCTTCGGCGTGGTGGCCATCATCAACGAGCGCGCGGCGGTGGAGAAGCGGCTGGAGTCGGCCTGGCGAGGGACGCTGGAGACGCTGTCCCAGGAGCTGCCCCGGCAGCTGGCCTCCGCCCGGCTCGAGGAGGAAGGCGGCAGGCTGAACCTGGTCGCCACCGACGGGCGCATCCTCTCCGAGCCCCACGGCACCTTCCAGCTGGAGGGCGGGCGGGTGCTCACCGAGGACCCCGCGCTGGCGGAGACGCTGACCGCGGTGCTGCCGGAGGCGGGCGCGTTGCCCGAGTCGCCCACCGGCTTCTCGCTGTCCTCGGCGGGGCGCACCGTCGTGGTGGTGACGCAGCGACAGGGCGCCGTCGTGCGCGGCGTCCGGCTGTCCGTCCGCGCCCTGGAGATGCTGCTGGCGGAGCGCGTGGAGCCTCGCGCGGTGTCCAGCGAGCCGGTGCGCATCGGCCTCATGCCCATCCCTCGAGAGACGGTCGAAAGCGGGCTGGTGGGCAAGCTGGTGTCGGAGGTGGCGCAGGCCCGCGCCAGCGCCCTGGGGCCCCAGGGGCTGGCCGAGCGCGTGCTGCCCGCCCCTCTCCAGGACTACCGACTGGTGGTGCTGCCCACGGGCGAGGACCCGGTGGCGCGGGCCTCCACGCGCAACCGCGCCGTGTACGGCGTGCTGCTGGGCCTGTTCTATCTGACGCTGACGTTCGGCGTCGTCTACACGGGCCGCGTGCTGTACCGCGAGGCGCGGCTGTCGCGCATGAAGACGGACTTCGTCTCGCTGGTGAGCCATGAGCTGCGCACGCCGCTGACATCCATCCGCATGTTCATCGAGATGCTCGCGCTGGGCCGGCTCAAGGACCCCGCGCAGATGCAGGAGATCCTCACCATGCTGACGCGGGAGACGGAGCGGCTGTCCGTCTTCATCGAGCGCGTGCTGGACTGGTCCCGCATCGAGGGCGGCCGCAAGGTGTACCAGCGCGAGGCCCTGCCCGTGGCCGACGTGGTGGACACGGCGGTCGCCGCCTTCCGCACCCAGCGCATGGACAGCACCGTGGACCTGAAGGTCGACGTGGCGCAGGGGTTGCCTCGGGTGGACGTGGACAAGGACTCGGTCGCCGGGGCCCTGCTCAACCTGCTCCAGAACGCCTACAAGTACAGCGGGCCGGAGAACCGCCGCATCACCTTGAGCGCGAGCCAGGCGGGGCGGTGGATTGACCTGTCGGTGGAGGACAACGGCGTGGGAATCGCGTCGAAGGAACGCAAGCGCATCTTCGAGCGCTTCTATCGGGTGGACAATCTGATGACCCGGACGACGGAGGGCAGCGGGCTGGGGCTGGCCATCGCCCGGAGAATCGTCGAGGCTCACGGCGGACGCATCTCCGTGAAGAGCGAGCCCGGCCGCGGCAGCCGGTTCACCATCCAACTGCCGGTGCGGAAGTCATGA
- a CDS encoding c-type cytochrome, translating into MRRHVLAGVAAAAVLGLSACEDRSADGGWSNSSGTVALSRDDAFLYVVDADNGVLSVVETARGEKVGEVKVGVGPERVVVGPDDTVYVSNRAERSVSIIRRGDWNEAARVTVGVEPMGMAVSPRGDTLFVVNSTARTSTEHGTLMAVDTRTLEIRWELAVGDEPRGIALVDGGRRALISLFRQGDLVTVDLADAHQPRLQRERTDLYDRANEDRGAILGDPLVSPISFRPRGMADVVVSPDGQHAFAPMRWSREDPLAKSGPARGESLYGGGGPCNASGVVVPGLVTFKTEDGSPRVDDLNKCRPSFGEVPDFPASTLVGTESTHPLQGPVAAVVDPSGEWLFVVHRETDNVAILPTGRRTGDDLESTRGGSVRQVVRVGSGPSGIALTRDGRKAYVHNAFDHSVTTLVNDGSGARTNVRTEGSPLSLAGDTLSPQQVVGRKLFYSALDSRMTSRDVSVSCESCHLDGREDGHVWGFPDGPRQTPSLAGRDVTRTAPFHWSGEFATLKDFLDATVTSRMGGGVLDATLVTQLSAFIDVIPAPDNPYLGAAPTPSQARGAEVFKKAGCDRCHAGEHFTNNEQADVGTFIIEGPLQDTREVRAKGLNTPSLLGLARTAPYLHDGSATSLKGRLTERRQSTAHGTTAGLTDAEIDDLVDYLRTL; encoded by the coding sequence ATGAGACGGCACGTTCTGGCCGGGGTGGCGGCGGCGGCGGTGCTGGGACTTTCGGCATGCGAGGACCGGTCCGCGGACGGAGGGTGGAGCAACTCCTCCGGCACGGTGGCGCTCAGTCGGGATGACGCGTTCCTGTACGTGGTGGACGCGGACAACGGCGTGCTCTCGGTGGTGGAGACCGCGCGCGGCGAGAAGGTGGGCGAGGTGAAGGTGGGCGTGGGCCCGGAGCGCGTGGTGGTGGGGCCCGACGACACCGTCTACGTCTCCAACCGCGCCGAGCGCAGCGTCTCCATCATCCGCCGGGGCGACTGGAACGAGGCGGCGCGCGTGACGGTGGGGGTGGAGCCCATGGGCATGGCCGTCTCCCCTCGGGGCGACACGCTCTTCGTGGTGAACAGCACCGCGCGGACCTCCACCGAGCACGGCACGCTGATGGCCGTGGACACGCGCACGCTGGAGATTCGCTGGGAGCTGGCGGTGGGGGATGAGCCTCGCGGCATCGCGCTGGTGGACGGCGGGCGCCGCGCGCTCATCAGCCTGTTCCGCCAGGGGGACCTGGTGACGGTGGACCTGGCGGACGCGCATCAGCCGCGCCTCCAGCGCGAGCGCACGGACCTGTATGACCGGGCCAACGAGGACCGGGGCGCCATCCTCGGTGACCCGCTGGTCTCGCCCATCTCCTTCCGTCCCCGAGGCATGGCGGACGTGGTGGTGTCTCCCGACGGCCAGCACGCCTTCGCGCCCATGCGGTGGTCTCGCGAGGACCCGCTGGCGAAGTCGGGCCCGGCGCGGGGCGAGTCGCTCTATGGCGGCGGAGGTCCGTGCAACGCCTCGGGCGTGGTGGTGCCGGGCCTCGTCACCTTCAAGACGGAGGATGGCTCGCCTCGGGTGGATGACCTGAACAAGTGCCGCCCCTCGTTCGGCGAGGTGCCGGACTTCCCGGCCTCCACCCTGGTCGGCACGGAGAGCACGCACCCGCTCCAGGGGCCGGTGGCGGCGGTCGTGGACCCGTCCGGTGAGTGGCTGTTCGTGGTGCATCGCGAGACGGACAACGTGGCCATCCTCCCCACGGGCCGCCGCACGGGGGATGACCTGGAGAGCACGCGAGGCGGCTCCGTGCGGCAGGTGGTGCGCGTGGGCTCGGGCCCCAGCGGCATCGCGCTGACGCGGGATGGGCGCAAGGCGTACGTCCACAACGCCTTCGACCACTCGGTGACGACGCTGGTGAATGACGGCTCGGGTGCTCGGACGAATGTTCGCACGGAGGGCTCGCCGCTCTCCCTCGCGGGGGACACGCTGTCGCCTCAGCAGGTCGTGGGCCGCAAGCTGTTCTACTCCGCGCTCGACTCGCGGATGACGAGCCGCGATGTGTCCGTGTCCTGCGAGTCCTGTCACCTGGATGGCCGCGAGGACGGCCACGTGTGGGGCTTCCCGGACGGGCCGCGCCAGACGCCCAGCCTCGCGGGGCGCGACGTGACGCGGACGGCGCCGTTCCACTGGAGCGGGGAGTTCGCCACGCTGAAGGACTTCCTCGACGCCACGGTGACCAGCCGCATGGGCGGCGGGGTGCTGGACGCGACCCTGGTGACGCAGCTGTCCGCCTTCATCGACGTGATTCCTGCGCCGGACAATCCCTACCTGGGCGCGGCGCCCACGCCGTCGCAGGCGCGCGGCGCGGAGGTGTTCAAGAAGGCGGGCTGCGACAGGTGCCACGCGGGGGAGCACTTCACCAACAACGAGCAGGCCGACGTGGGCACCTTCATCATCGAGGGACCTCTCCAGGACACGCGGGAGGTCCGCGCGAAGGGGCTGAACACGCCGTCGCTCCTGGGCCTCGCGCGGACCGCGCCCTACCTGCATGACGGCAGCGCGACGTCGCTGAAGGGGCGGCTCACGGAGCGCCGCCAGTCCACCGCGCACGGCACCACGGCGGGGCTGACGGACGCGGAGATTGACGACCTGGTGGACTACCTGCGCACGCTGTGA
- a CDS encoding NAD(P)H-dependent glycerol-3-phosphate dehydrogenase, whose product MRGSVIGSGSFGTALANVLAVNCEEVRLWGREQSVVDSINTRHENPTYLPGIPISERVRATRDLEEALTGSELVVLATPSHATREVLARAKDFLPSHVPIVTVSKGIENETLLTMTELLEDCLPESFHPYIAVLSGPSFAKELARRMPTVVTIASHWDKVAVRCQKALQTETFRSYTSTDVVGVQYGGALKNVIAIAAGMADGLGMGHNARAAIITRGLAEITRLAVRKGANPLTLSGLSGMGDLVLTCTGELSRNRHVGMELGKGRKLEDILSQMKEVAEGVKTARSARDLSLKTGVELPICQQVYLIAYEGKNAKSAVVDLMTRQPKSELV is encoded by the coding sequence ATGCGAGGCAGTGTCATCGGCTCCGGCTCTTTCGGTACGGCCCTGGCGAACGTGCTGGCGGTGAACTGCGAGGAGGTCCGCCTCTGGGGCCGCGAGCAGTCGGTGGTGGACTCCATCAACACCCGGCATGAGAACCCCACCTACCTGCCGGGCATCCCCATCTCCGAGCGCGTGCGCGCCACCCGGGACCTGGAGGAGGCGCTGACGGGCTCGGAGCTGGTGGTGCTGGCCACGCCCAGCCACGCCACGCGCGAGGTGCTGGCCCGCGCCAAGGACTTCCTGCCGAGCCACGTCCCCATCGTCACGGTGTCCAAGGGCATCGAGAACGAGACGCTGCTGACGATGACGGAGCTGTTGGAGGACTGCCTGCCGGAGTCCTTCCACCCGTACATCGCCGTGCTGTCCGGCCCCAGCTTCGCCAAGGAGCTGGCGCGGCGCATGCCCACGGTGGTGACCATCGCGTCACACTGGGACAAGGTGGCGGTGCGCTGCCAGAAGGCGCTCCAGACGGAGACCTTCCGCAGCTACACGTCCACGGACGTGGTGGGCGTGCAGTACGGCGGCGCGCTGAAGAACGTCATCGCCATCGCCGCGGGCATGGCGGATGGCCTGGGCATGGGCCACAACGCGCGCGCGGCCATCATCACGCGCGGCCTGGCGGAAATCACCCGGCTGGCGGTGCGCAAGGGCGCCAACCCCCTGACGCTGTCGGGCCTGTCCGGCATGGGCGACCTGGTGCTGACGTGTACGGGTGAGTTGAGCCGCAACCGTCACGTGGGCATGGAGCTGGGCAAGGGCCGGAAGTTGGAGGACATCCTTTCGCAGATGAAGGAAGTCGCCGAGGGCGTGAAGACGGCGCGCAGCGCGCGGGACCTGTCGCTCAAGACGGGCGTGGAGCTGCCCATCTGCCAGCAGGTCTACCTGATTGCCTATGAGGGCAAGAACGCGAAGTCGGCGGTGGTGGACCTGATGACCCGTCAGCCCAAGTCAGAGCTCGTGTGA
- a CDS encoding MFS transporter: protein MTTASAASLSSFRAFRHREFVAMWLGALVSNVGTWMEVLALGVFVTEMTGRAEWTGGVAALTYLPSLILSPLGGALADRFDRRVFIAVCALAQALLAGVLAALAFNGRLTVEAVAVISFLNGCVHVVSGPGFTALLAGLVPKEDLHSALTLTSAQFNLGRILGPVVAAWGLAMGGVAWVLLANALSFSAVLLAVAQVKAEAQVARSSAQEGFWSQLSAGVRMARGDAVIWGAMLGLFMVAIFISPFIALVPVFALQVLGAGASAASMLISMQGLGALLASGLVGPLSARWGRERVLDLAMVVMGPVTALYWLSPTLPVAMGTMFVVGAFYLVLIAGLNTRCQERTPRELQGRVSSLAMVLINVGYSFGVWAQGALADRVGVRPITAGAALVFLGVVLMVRLRRARSVVVAST, encoded by the coding sequence GTGACCACCGCGTCGGCTGCGTCCCTCTCCTCGTTCCGCGCCTTCCGTCATCGTGAGTTCGTCGCCATGTGGTTGGGGGCGCTGGTCTCCAACGTCGGCACATGGATGGAGGTGCTCGCGCTGGGCGTCTTCGTCACGGAGATGACGGGCCGCGCGGAGTGGACGGGCGGTGTCGCGGCGCTCACGTACCTGCCTTCGCTCATCCTGTCTCCGCTGGGCGGGGCGCTGGCGGACCGCTTCGACCGGCGCGTGTTCATCGCGGTGTGCGCGCTGGCGCAGGCCCTGCTCGCGGGGGTGCTGGCCGCGCTGGCCTTCAACGGCCGGCTCACGGTGGAGGCCGTGGCGGTCATCTCCTTCCTCAACGGCTGTGTGCACGTGGTCTCCGGGCCGGGCTTCACCGCGCTGCTCGCGGGGCTGGTGCCGAAGGAGGACCTGCACAGCGCGCTGACGCTCACGTCCGCGCAGTTCAACCTGGGGCGCATCCTGGGACCGGTGGTGGCGGCGTGGGGCCTGGCCATGGGCGGCGTGGCCTGGGTGCTCCTGGCGAATGCGTTGTCGTTCAGCGCGGTGTTGCTGGCGGTGGCGCAGGTGAAGGCAGAGGCGCAGGTCGCGCGGTCCTCGGCGCAGGAGGGCTTCTGGAGTCAGCTCTCCGCGGGGGTGCGCATGGCACGCGGCGACGCGGTGATTTGGGGCGCGATGCTGGGGTTGTTCATGGTCGCCATCTTCATCTCGCCCTTCATCGCGCTGGTGCCGGTGTTCGCGCTCCAGGTGCTGGGGGCGGGCGCGTCCGCCGCGTCGATGCTCATCTCGATGCAGGGGCTGGGGGCGCTGTTGGCCTCGGGGCTCGTGGGGCCCCTGTCCGCGAGATGGGGGCGTGAGCGGGTGCTGGACCTCGCGATGGTGGTGATGGGGCCGGTGACGGCGCTGTACTGGCTGTCGCCCACGTTGCCCGTGGCGATGGGGACGATGTTCGTGGTGGGCGCGTTCTACCTGGTGCTGATCGCCGGGTTGAACACGCGCTGCCAGGAGCGCACGCCTCGGGAGCTTCAGGGGCGGGTGAGCAGCCTCGCGATGGTGTTGATCAACGTGGGGTACTCATTCGGCGTCTGGGCGCAGGGCGCGCTCGCGGACCGCGTGGGTGTGCGGCCCATCACGGCGGGCGCCGCCCTGGTGTTCCTGGGCGTGGTGCTCATGGTCCGGCTGCGGCGCGCGCGGAGCGTGGTGGTCGCGAGCACCTGA
- the hflX gene encoding GTPase HflX: protein MKEIYGNTLGLKANEQHRLRNTFRRRVSPHEIVSPELARHLTELSHETNRQVGVLINRKGEIEHVVVGNAHKLELPDIGRARAGQVRLRGLRLVHTHLKSEPLTKDDLTDLALLRLDCVAAVGVGNEGLPSVLHYAYLVPENGSGEFWHVATLPSVHQEQPDLVDTLGALEEEFSRKAAARAVGGKEKAILVAVCLDGNRGRAEASLAELKELARTAGVEVVDSVLQVKREADPRYLIGRGKLEDLNLRSMQSMVDLLIFDKDLTPSQGRHIGEATSLKILDRTQLILDIFAQRAQSAEGKLQVELAQLKYRLPRLVQSDDSLSRLAGGIGGRGPGETKLEIDRRRVRERITHLEKRIDLIGRERSVRRAQRNRRELPVISIVGYTNAGKSTLLNAITNAQVLAENKLFATLDPTSRRLRFPQEREVIITDTVGFIRDLPKDLVAAFRATLEELYDASLLLHVVDTADPARDEQVEAVEKILSSLGLMEKPRLMVWNKADLLGAEEVDSLLRARGGVAISAQTREGLTALLAKADTTLFAEGASETMGVV, encoded by the coding sequence TTGAAGGAAATCTACGGCAACACCCTGGGCCTCAAGGCGAACGAGCAGCATCGGCTCCGGAACACCTTCCGCCGACGCGTGTCCCCGCACGAAATCGTCTCGCCGGAGCTCGCCCGCCACCTCACCGAGCTGTCACACGAGACGAACCGCCAGGTGGGCGTGCTCATCAATCGCAAGGGCGAAATCGAGCATGTGGTGGTCGGCAACGCCCACAAGCTGGAGCTGCCCGACATCGGCCGTGCTCGCGCGGGCCAGGTGCGTCTGCGTGGCCTGCGGCTGGTGCACACGCACCTCAAGAGCGAGCCCCTCACCAAGGACGACCTGACGGACCTGGCGCTGCTGCGACTGGACTGCGTGGCCGCCGTCGGCGTGGGGAACGAGGGCCTGCCGAGCGTGCTGCACTACGCCTACCTCGTGCCGGAGAACGGCAGCGGTGAGTTCTGGCACGTCGCCACCCTGCCCTCCGTGCACCAGGAGCAGCCGGACCTCGTGGACACGCTGGGCGCGCTGGAGGAGGAGTTCAGCCGCAAGGCGGCGGCGCGCGCGGTGGGCGGGAAGGAGAAGGCCATCCTCGTCGCGGTGTGCCTGGATGGAAACCGCGGCCGGGCGGAGGCGAGCCTCGCGGAGCTGAAGGAGCTGGCGCGCACGGCGGGCGTGGAGGTGGTGGACAGCGTGCTCCAGGTGAAGCGCGAGGCGGACCCTCGCTACCTCATCGGCCGGGGCAAGCTGGAGGACCTGAACCTGCGCTCGATGCAGTCCATGGTGGACCTGCTCATCTTCGACAAGGACCTCACCCCGTCGCAGGGGCGCCACATCGGCGAGGCGACCAGCCTCAAGATCCTGGACCGCACGCAGCTCATCCTCGACATCTTCGCGCAGCGCGCGCAGAGCGCCGAGGGCAAGCTGCAGGTGGAGCTGGCGCAGCTGAAGTACCGGCTGCCTCGGCTGGTGCAGAGTGACGACTCGCTCAGCCGGCTCGCGGGCGGAATCGGTGGCCGGGGCCCTGGCGAGACGAAGCTGGAGATCGACCGTCGCCGGGTGCGCGAGCGCATCACCCACCTGGAGAAGCGCATCGACCTGATTGGCCGGGAGCGCAGTGTGCGGCGGGCGCAGCGCAACCGCCGCGAGCTGCCGGTCATCTCCATCGTCGGCTACACCAACGCGGGCAAGTCCACGCTGCTCAACGCCATCACCAACGCGCAGGTGCTGGCGGAGAACAAGCTGTTCGCCACGCTGGACCCGACGAGCCGCAGGCTGCGCTTCCCGCAGGAGCGCGAGGTCATCATCACCGACACGGTGGGCTTCATCCGGGACCTGCCCAAGGACCTGGTGGCGGCCTTCCGCGCCACGCTGGAGGAGCTGTACGACGCGAGCCTGCTCCTGCACGTGGTGGACACGGCGGACCCGGCGCGCGACGAGCAGGTGGAGGCAGTGGAGAAGATCCTCTCGTCGCTGGGGTTGATGGAGAAGCCTCGGTTGATGGTGTGGAACAAGGCGGACCTGCTCGGGGCGGAGGAGGTGGACTCGCTGCTGCGCGCGCGCGGTGGGGTGGCCATCAGCGCCCAGACGCGCGAGGGGCTCACCGCCCTGCTGGCGAAGGCGGACACCACCCTGTTCGCCGAAGGTGCGTCCGAGACCATGGGCGTCGTCTGA
- the proB gene encoding glutamate 5-kinase: MSHSGRNALRAAKRVVVKIGTNALTHATGRFNREHFEALGRDLLWAAQGRELVVVSSGAIALGVERLGLAARPRDIPGKQACAAVGQSRLMQAYEDVFGGQGQPVAQVLLTHEDMRDRRRYLNVKHTLERLLSARVVPVINENDTVSVDELKFGDNDTLAGLVAGVVEADALVLLSDVDGLHTADPRRDASARLLETVEEVTPEVLALAGGTSSGVGTGGMATKVRAASSAAEQGIRSVITSGAEPGRLRAVLGGEPVGTLFEPTGARRGSRAAWIAHALRPQGTLRVDAGARDAIVQGKRSLLPSGVRSVEGDFDRGDPVDLADESGEVFARGLASYDAQELRRIAGRRTSDIESVLGYRYLDEAVHRDDLAVL, from the coding sequence GTGAGTCACTCGGGACGTAACGCCCTGCGCGCCGCGAAGCGCGTGGTCGTGAAGATCGGCACCAACGCCCTCACCCATGCCACCGGTCGCTTCAACCGCGAGCACTTCGAGGCGCTGGGCAGGGACCTGCTGTGGGCTGCGCAGGGCCGCGAGCTCGTGGTCGTCTCCAGCGGCGCCATCGCCCTGGGCGTGGAGCGGCTGGGCCTGGCCGCTCGCCCTCGGGATATCCCAGGCAAGCAGGCCTGCGCCGCGGTGGGGCAGAGCCGGCTGATGCAGGCCTACGAGGACGTCTTCGGAGGGCAGGGGCAGCCCGTCGCCCAGGTGCTCCTCACCCACGAGGACATGCGCGACCGGCGGCGCTACCTCAACGTGAAGCACACGCTGGAGCGGCTGCTGTCCGCTCGCGTGGTGCCGGTCATCAACGAGAACGACACCGTCTCCGTGGATGAGCTGAAGTTCGGCGACAACGACACCCTCGCGGGTCTGGTGGCGGGGGTCGTGGAGGCGGATGCGCTCGTCCTTCTCTCCGACGTGGATGGGTTGCACACCGCGGACCCTCGCCGCGACGCGAGCGCGAGGTTGCTGGAGACGGTGGAGGAGGTGACACCCGAGGTGCTCGCGCTCGCGGGTGGCACGTCCAGCGGCGTGGGCACCGGCGGCATGGCGACCAAGGTGCGCGCCGCCTCCAGCGCCGCGGAGCAGGGCATCCGAAGTGTCATCACCTCGGGGGCGGAGCCCGGTCGGCTGCGCGCCGTGCTGGGAGGCGAGCCGGTGGGGACACTCTTCGAGCCCACGGGCGCGCGCCGGGGCTCCCGCGCCGCGTGGATTGCCCATGCCCTCCGGCCGCAGGGCACGCTCCGAGTGGACGCGGGGGCGCGCGACGCCATCGTCCAGGGCAAGCGCAGCCTGCTGCCCAGCGGCGTGCGGAGCGTGGAGGGAGACTTTGATCGCGGCGACCCCGTGGATCTGGCGGACGAGTCCGGCGAGGTGTTCGCGCGCGGCCTCGCGTCGTACGACGCGCAGGAGCTCCGGCGCATCGCGGGGCGGCGCACCTCCGACATCGAGTCGGTCCTGGGCTATCGCTACCTGGACGAAGCCGTGCACCGCGACGACCTGGCGGTGCTCTAG